The Cherax quadricarinatus isolate ZL_2023a chromosome 35, ASM3850222v1, whole genome shotgun sequence genomic sequence TAATTTCTATATAGTTTTAATAaagattagattttttttttaacacgttggtcgtctcccacctaggcaggatgacccaaaaagaaagaaaacccccaaaagaaaatactttcatcatcattcaacactttcatctcactcatacataatcactgtctttgcagaggcgctcagatatgacagttcagaagtccctccaaactgccaatatcccaaacccctcctttaaagtgtatcAACAACAACCTCGTGACAATATTATAACGTTTATTTTGCTATTTTTTCCAGATAAAAATTAGTTCTTTATGAAGAGCGTGTTTAAACAATCCCAACGCATTTTTCTACATTTATAGCAAACACTTTTTTGcgaaaacaaagaaaaaacatCACAGATTTTGTAACACAAACTTATttgcttattttggagtggcACTTGGAAAACAAGACAGGTCTTGGGCTTcccatatggtttgcaaaacctgTGTAGAATGCTTACAACAGTGGAAAAATGTGAAAAAGGAAAAGTTTAAACTTCAATGTGCCTGTAGTGTGGagagagctaaaaaaaaaaacaccatgttGATTGTTTTTTCtgtatggtgaatgtgaaaggtttcaaTCAATACAAGAAAGTAAAGTGAGAATATCCTGACCTGGAGTCAGTaaggagacctgtgccacacagtgaagacATTCCCATAcctgtgtttacaacactgcctgaccttccgttgtcagatgttgaagaaactcaaggtttaggatgtaacacaggtgctAGCAGTGGAAATGAATATGAAGTAAGCATTTCATTAGCTCAACAGTTCTCCCAAGAAGAACTCAATGATCTGATACGTCACCTCAGTCTGTCACAAAACTTTTagcatccagactaaaagaaaagaactgtCTGCAACCagaagttaaaataacagcttattGGACAAGAGAGACTGAACTCCTTGCTTACTTCAGCCAAGATGAAGAACgtgtatactgcaataacattCCTGGACTTCTTTGAATGGAACTTGAATACTGACCAGGAGACTGGCCTCTGTTTATGGACAGCTCCATTAAAAGTTTTGAAATGTGTCTTATTCCACAGTGGTAACCAATATGCATCTCTTCCAGCTGCTCACCCAACAAAACAAAGAAGAATATgaaaatatcaaaatggtattgcagaattatcttactatgttaatCTGCTATTATATAGAATGAAGTGCATTATCTGACTTTTGCATGatctaaaaaataatttcaatgcGATCTGCAAGCTAGCCCTGCCTGATCAATATGTTTTTCAcatcttttttgtttttttcaatgGGATACAAAATTTATCAAAACGTAGATCCAATCAAGCAAAACCAACGACATATTTGGAATTGTTGTAATATCATTGGCCAGAAAATGAGTTTTATATGTGTAATTACTCAGTGAACCATATATAATACTATAAGCTCTTGAGAACCACAGAACTGTAATAGTTCAATGAACCACAAAATATCATAATCTCTCACTGAAATACACAATACTATAATATCTCAATGAACCCCAAAATGCTGCAATCTCTCAATGAACCAAACTTTGGGCATACTGTACCTTATGACATACTGGAGGTTTCCACGCTACTctttcatttttttcatttacagTAAATATATCATATGGCACTCTCTGAACCACTTCCTGCTCTACAGCAGGTCCAAGAGTAAGAGCTTTATATTTTGGAGGCTTCCTTTTTATTTTTGGTTGTGGTAATCCATTCACAACTGAGGCATTAGGCACACCAGTAGGTACtctagtgttagtagtggtagtagttcttGGAATTCCTGTCCCACAGCAAGTTTCTTGAATCTCTACAAGGCATTCTACATATGCATTAGAAGACATTCCCAAGTTTAGAGGATATGGTGTGTAGGAATTTGTGCCAGCTTTAGGTTGATTCCCATCTACTCCATTTCTCTCTGGTGTACCCTCATCTACTGTAGCTGCAAATCAACAATCCATTTCAGCAAAAATATACTCATAAAGTTTATTGAAGTTATAATTACATATTTGGGTAACAAACAACTATTACTATAAGCAACATCTAAAAGCACATTAAGGAAATTCTTAGGCACTATTTCATATACTATTTTCCATCTTCACTCAGAGAGCCTTTGCCTTATCCTTTTAATTTATACAGTATCTGCATAAGCATACATAATGTGGAGAATGTTTATCCAGATTTAACTCAAGAAAGAATATTTTACAAAGAAGAGACGGTAATCATATCCCAGCTTAACCTAATTTAACTTGCCTAACATGAAGGATAGCTATCACATATGTCAGTTGACATTCTTGATTGTCAGGCAAGTAAAATTAACCTTGATTATTTTGGAACCTAACTCTATCTTTTCTATGTATAGTATGTTAAGTAGACAATAACATAAGCCAACAGGTAATTACTTCATCCACAGTGGAGCTTTTGAAGTATGTACTAAAAGATGAACCCCCATGTTAGATGAAATAAAGGCTTTCCCCACTTCAAGTGCTTGATATACTACATATTTTAGACATAATAATGAATGATTTTAGATTGTGCAGTAATTTTCAGGGACATAAATCTCAATAATATTAAGTCTGATTTTTTACTCACTGGAACAGTACATATTTCTATTACATTAATACAATATTGTGTTGACCTTCAGGGTATAATTATAGATGAACTGGTTGTGATGAGAGATTCAGAGTATTACATTAATAAATTTTAGTGAATTACTCTACAGAAAGTCAGCATTATTTGTATCCACCAATATTATGCATGAATTATTTCTTGAATATTTGCAAACATCTAGCTATCTTTAGCCTGGCATCTGAGTGTAACAGCAAACACACATAGTCAGCACATGAGAAGATCTGGGTTTGCTTCCTTGGTAAGGTGATACACTTCAGGCAAATATCCTTGACTTTATTTATCCTGTACACCACAGTGACTGAGGATTTGAATGAAATGTGATTGGCAGGTTGTGCTGCATGGTAAAATGTTAATTAATGACATAAAGTGGGATAACAGTGTTAAGCTTGCAAATACTGTATACAAAGCTAGGAACACCCATTCCTGTTCTCTTCCAGGGTAAGTAATACAACTATAAACATAATGAAAACTGACAGCATTTGTAATGCACTACTGAAGTTCACCTGTTCTCTTTACTGTAAGCACAATTCTTACAGTTTGGTGTCAAAATAACTCGTGACATACCTCTCGCTCGCTTCTTAGCACGGCACTTTGCTGCTGCCACTCTTCTGAGAAATTTCCTTCTCTCTGTTCTATCTAGTCCTGCTAAATCTTCTTTTGAATACCCTCTCTCTTTAAGACACACAGATTTCTTGAGGTGCCTCCGAACATTACTTCCCTCATGAGACCAGTAACCACAGTGACCACAAGCAAGCAACACATCTCCAAACACTTCCTGACCCATCAACATTACCTGAAAATatcaaaattataataataataatttaacaaaGAACTAACCCCTTCCCCAAGTTATTTACATGTTTTGGCATGGTTTCATGAAATGGTGATAGATGTGTAGCATGGACAAATATTAAAACATGAAAAATTACTGCGTAATTTAATAGTTAAGTAGTAAATGCAACTTGAGCCctttatatactgtatattaatTCTATTAATGAAATCAGTTTAGAAGATTATAAAAAATAGTGTGTGCATACAGATTGCTAAGTCAGAGATTGTGAGCAGCATTTATAAAGGCCAAATATTCAGTTAAACAAAAACTAAGTTATGCCAAATTTATGACAATTTAAATTatttcaataaacaagcacagcaCTTTTTACCAAAAGACTTATAAATTTAAATGATTTTAATAAATAGGTACCATATCCCATACATAATTCTAAGGGATAATTActgatatactgtactgtattcttcttctttcaacacaccggccatatcccaccaaggcagggtggcccaaaaagaaaaacgaaagtttctcttttaaatttagtaatttatacgggagaaggggttactagacccttgctcccggcattttagtcccgtcttacaacacgcatggcttacggaggaagaattctgttccacttccccatggagataagaggaaataaacaagaacaagaactagaaagaaaatagaagaatacccagaggggtgtgtatatatatgtttgtacatgtatgtgtagtgtgacctaagtgcaagtagaagtagcaagacatacctgaaatcttgcatgtttatgagagagacaaaagacaccagcaatcctaccatcatgtaaaacaattacaggttttcgttgtacactcacttggcaggacggtagtacctccctgggcggttgctgtttaccaacctactacctaggactgtACTGTATATTTTCACAAAACAAAGACTGCTCATTTACTAAAAAAACATTAGTTTTCAAAGTCACAAACAGTGAGGATTACACAGTACCCTAAAACTGTTTGAAATAAATACAGTGCAAATGTTTATAAGTTTAAAATTTGAGGCAGATTAATTAGTGTTCTATAAGAACTACTATTAACCACTCAGAGACAAACAATCCAACTGACATGTAAAATCAAAAAGGCATTATAAGTGTTCTATAAGAACTACTATTAACCACTCAGAGACAAACAATCCAACTGACATGTAAAATCAAAAAGGCATTATAAGGGATCAAAAATGTCATCCACAACTATGGTATCTGCCTGCATTTAGCTGTTACCTAGTCTTTAGCAGTGTTGTAATATAGGAAGATGCTCTTGGTTCAATACAGCAAACTTTGTACATCAATAACTTATAACTTACTTTTTACTACTGTAAATTAATATTTATGGTAGGTTAAATATGATACCCTTTATGGTAAGTAAATCAACACATCAtcttctttcaatgcaccggccatatcccactgaggcagggtggcccaaaaggaaaaacaaaagtttctccttttgaatttagtaatatatacaggagaaggggttactagcccctttctcctgAAATAAACACTTATGGGTAACAAATACATTACAAGGTACATACAAAATAGACAATACAGACATGACTATGAAACATCCAACTGTGAGTGAACTACATAGCAGTACACATATCACATAAAATAATAATCTTACTTTTCGTCCTCCCTTCTTCCTGATTCCACGATTTGTTGACTCATGATTGCGTGTAAAAATCCTGAGAAGAAAAGGCTCCTCTTCTTTAATGGCATATACTCTATGAAGATTTAAAAACTCTGCAGTAAACCATTCTGTaatctaaaaaaaatattttattgacACTGCATTTATAAGCCTACAATTATTTAATACAGTATCCTACAAACATTCTCTTGACATAATGGTTTACCGTAGTTTACCTACTCACATGTGCACAGACACACAACATAAATTTTACTGTATTAGTATATGGTGTGGCTATAATGCTGACTTTAAAAGAAAAGGAAACAGAAAATGATGCAGTGTTACAAAAGGTATAATTCAAAGAGTATATgagtttgtaaagtaaaaggacacaagtgcaactaatgaaacttaacgtttcgctctccaggagctttgtcaagtcgtaacagcctgacaaagctcctggagagcaaaacgttgccacaataaaaatgtcacattagttgcacttgtgtccttttactttacatattgttggtaattctaccaactttattacagcatATGAGTTTGTTGAGGTAGTTTCGTCATGCAGAAAGTTTGGAGATTAAGAAGTTAATTAAAATGTCATACAAATCTGGAGTGGAGGGATAGAAGAGTAAGAGATGTCCAAGGAAGGATTAAGAGTGTGAAGAAGATACTGAGGCAAGGGATTTAACATTTATCATGCACAGGTGAACATGTTTGATTAGAATGGAGGCAAAAATTTGCTATCTGTGAAATGTTCTAACCATAGTATTGTGTCTTATAATCTTTTTGGATTTAATGTGCTGTTGAAATATATGAATATTAATATCTATGAAGAGATTCAAGGAAATGTGTTAGCCAGACATGACCATATGAAAATAAGTCTGTGCACTTTCCAGATACAATACagaactgtacagtacagtacatataTCAATCACTGGGAACTTTGTTTTAAAACTTACCTTAGATGGATTAGTTTTGTCAACTTCACCTTTACACCCAATATACAGCAGACCTGAAAAAAACTATTTTTAAAATAAATGAACAATTTCCTTATCTCTACAGCAAATACATAGATGTTAAGGATagaagagaagaatatgaaacTGGTGAGATCCTTGATACAAAAAATGCCCATTTGTTACAGCTCAAAATAAAAAGGTGACCAAGTTAAAATATGATACTTGCAGTGGCATACTGTACGTAGACAACCCCTGTGAATGACAGGGTTTGTGCCAGACTGGAGACTTAGAAgtgaaaagtacagtgcctgaactctgaaagGGGAGTGGGGATGTTGCTGCTTGGAAGATGTAGTGTGATCTTCATACATCTCTGGGAAGACAACTACtgaatgaatgacggtgaatatgtttcctttaTACAGAGTCCCCCTACCTTAGTGGGAGATCggtgatgtaaaaaaaaaagctcTATGTAGTGTGGattggtggtaaaaaaaaaaaaacagtttcacCTATGCTTAGCACCTAATGCAGTTTGTAGCCATCTTCATTCATTATTTGAAATAAAACTCATGAATGGAATAGCTCAGTTTGAAATTGGCCAACTGACTAAAACAAAGGTTCAAGAATTGTGCCCACAAAGGTTCACATACTTGATATGGTGTGGAATAATAGATCACTCCATGTAGAGTTCATGGATGATTACTACAAGTGTATATGTTGCCCAATTAGAAAATCATAAATTTGAATTAGAAAATATCACTCAAAGATAGTGTGAAATCTCTGATAATACAGGACTAAGCTATTTCAAGTTTAATTACACTATTTTAGGTTAAAACTGCTTGTCATATGCCTCATCCAATGGTCACATTTTCATTTTGCATGATCAACATGAACCCAAAGTATATTGGAAAAGAAATGAATTTCaaaacttttatttttattacatTAAATTTGTAAAGCAAATACATGTACTATAATTTAATTTCACAAATTGTAAAACATTTTTTCACAATTAAAGCAAATTATTACTCCAATATTGTCGTATCTAAGAATTCACAGTACTATACTGTATCCAAGTACCTTGTAGTACAGTGGTAATGTGCTCAGCTCAACCAAAAGGACCCAGGATCAAATCTCGTGTGAGGCAGGACATTAAGTACCCTAACACCTGCTACCTGTTACTGAGCGGTAAAGAGAtacctaggagttagtcgactgctgtgggttgcaTATCGTGAAGAGGACCTAAAATAAACTTCAAATaaaagaataaagattttatttctttgtaaaggttacaatgtgtaattacaattttggtttgcgaAGTACactacaaagaaagccactatcatgccgcgGCATTTCAGGGAAACTAATGCTAGTAAATAATAGTACATAATAAAGGAAAtaataaaggaggggtgttaatgttgcagtttaaaaactgtagtgtaaagcacccttctggcaagacagtgatggagtgaatgatggtgaaagtttttctttttcgggccaccctgccttggtgggaatcggccggtgtgataataaaaaaaaaaaaaaaaaataaaggaaataacccacactgcttggctttcttgggttaccctgggtttacTGAACTGAATAAGGTCTTCACACTGCATATTCATATTAATCTTTACAGCTGATTAGTTTCCATCCAAATCTTGCAAGTGCATACAAATCTTCATTACAAGCTATAAGGAACTAAGTTTACTTAGGctcaagtacacataagtacaattatcatacatagtaaattacgtaggataatataaaaaaaaaaaaaaggtcaaagtgacttatttccataagaACCAAATGCACCTCTGTATACTTACCCCCAGCTTCTTTTAATCCTTCTAAGTTAAAGACAACTTTGACTTTATTACTTATATCAAAGAATAAGTTATCTTTATCAGCAGTAACTAGCGAGGTGTCCTCGTTCTCCTTCTCCCCCTCACAGCTCTGTAATACTTCCCTAACCACCGTCTGTGTAACCTCACTCTCACTATATTCTGTCCGGTTCTGTCTCGCGTGTATGTGGTTCTCTGGATCTGTGATCCTCTGCAGTGGTTCACACAGATCATTGCTTAAAATCTCAGAGTCTGTGAAGGTTTGACTGCAATGGTTGACCGACTTGTTGAGAGGATGAGTTGACAAGCCGCATAACTCTGTGTTGGGGATAGTATTGCCTCCCATCTCTTCCCTCTTGACCAGAGGCTCAGCCATTGCTTACAAGTTACCACAAAACTGTCACTTTAGTCAAGAGTAGCTAAATGTGATCATTTTTAGGATAGATTCCGGGGTTTGTGGCGAGTGGAACATCGTCTGCAACCCTTTGTTTGTAAACATTGTGGAAGCAGGTCACAGCCCTGGCCAGCCTGTGttaagtaagttagtaagtaagtaagttagtaagttagtaagtttattcaggtatacacaaatacagttacatagaattatcatacatagcagcatatgtgtagagaacctaggataacccaaagtaAGTTAATAAGTAAGTTAACAAGTAAATTAATAAGTAACTTAATTACACTAAGTAAACTAAATAAAGTAAATAaagttaataagaacataagttaATAAATAAGTAACTTAATCACACTAAGTAAAGTGAATAAAGTAAGTAAAGTTAATAAGAAAATAAGTTAATAAGTAAGTTAAGTAAATTAATAAGTAACTTAATTACACTAAGTAAGTAAAGTACGTAATGTAAATAAAGTAAGTAAAGTAATAAAAAATAAGTTAATAAGTTAACATATAAATTAATAAGTAAGTTAACAAGTAAATTAATAAATAACTTAATTACACTAAGTAAGTTaagcaaataaagtaagaaagtTAATAAGAAAATAAGTTAATAAG encodes the following:
- the LOC128695172 gene encoding uncharacterized protein, which produces MAEPLVKREEMGGNTIPNTELCGLSTHPLNKSVNHCSQTFTDSEILSNDLCEPLQRITDPENHIHARQNRTEYSESEVTQTVVREVLQSCEGEKENEDTSLVTADKDNLFFDISNKVKVVFNLEGLKEAGGLLYIGCKGEVDKTNPSKITEWFTAEFLNLHRVYAIKEEEPFLLRIFTRNHESTNRGIRKKGGRKVMLMGQEVFGDVLLACGHCGYWSHEGSNVRRHLKKSVCLKERGYSKEDLAGLDRTERRKFLRRVAAAKCRAKKRARATVDEGTPERNGVDGNQPKAGTNSYTPYPLNLGMSSNAYVECLVEIQETCCGTGIPRTTTTTNTRVPTGVPNASVVNGLPQPKIKRKPPKYKALTLGPAVEQEVVQRVPYDIFTVNEKNERVAWKPPVCHKSSPGDQACQIVFKGARMKRRCMDLPVPMVLIYRKLDCKTHHCNFTLFHPNARASFKNDTTAKASVNVKMYGDIVMTQEFYHYFVSLLSIMKMKSSQTARHLTSVWETIISERLGTTAIPDEHRKVITLSKQTVKSIWTSIEEEAGSRGGLRLLKGSKRKKKPPASSAAAITPPSSVAPVSHQGPVAVSSWGVTTVQVLQPGMQHHCVKRLNHGVPKPHLPPPPPPPPPPPPAPPPTLPPKPHMMPPPPPPPHNHMQQPTHPTVTHTHWLGQPPQYPHNMTPYPMAPPPTAEYYPMPGHFMAQYTPATMGTSP